One genomic segment of Melitaea cinxia chromosome 19, ilMelCinx1.1, whole genome shotgun sequence includes these proteins:
- the LOC123662715 gene encoding uncharacterized protein LOC123662715, protein MILNASKCAHIKFTRKKNIVHSKYFIQNQQLEEVSVIRDLGIILDSRLTFKDHIDYIASKAWKLLGFIRRNTADFKRTDCITRIYNALVRSILEYAVSAWNPHYRAHVNRLERVQRSFTRYLAFKDNTSPYRANYAARLKHFKLHPLEKRRQNPTTTIGAVAHQTLSPSGRRSSLYSVGVVLLVVRICRLQATKIDESEHKSDEMESANQLLNTPIITRRNIRTPKKSETDNTETTDTKIVKTRQNT, encoded by the exons atgatattaaatgcCTCAAAATGTGCTCATATAAAATTCACCCGCAAGAAGAACATAGTACACTCAAAGTACTTCATACAAAACCAGCAGCTCGAAGAGGTCTCTGTCATTAGAGATCTCGGCATTATCCTCGATAGTCGGCTCACATTTAAAGATCACATTGATTATATTGCCAGCAAGGCCTGGAAATTGCTGGGTTTTATCAGGCGTAACACCGCCGATTTTAAAAGAACCGACTGCATCACCAGGATCTACAATGCACTAGTACGTAGCATTCTAGAATACGCTGTCTCGGCATGGAACCCGCACTACAGAGCGCATGTCAACAGGCTAGAGCGGGTGCAGCGCTCTTTTACGAGGTACCTGGCCTTCAAAGACAATACAAGTCCCTACAGAGCCAACTACGCCGCTCgcctaaaacattttaaattacatccCCTGGAAAAGCGACGACAA aacccgacaacaaccatcggggcagtagcccaccagacactaAGCCCATCTGGTCGGCGATCCTCCCTTTACAGTGTCGGAGTGGTCCTCCTTGTAGTGCGGATTTGCAGACTCCAAGCTACTAAGATAGATGAAAGTGAACACAAGTCAGATGAAATGGAGTCTGCAAATCAATTACTCAACACACCCATCATTACAAGGAGGAACATTCGGACACCGAAGAAGAGTGAAACTGACAATACTGAGACGACGGATACTAAGATAGTTAAAACAAGACAAAATACGTAG